The following proteins come from a genomic window of Azospirillum humicireducens:
- a CDS encoding branched-chain amino acid ABC transporter permease: MFELTLQALFSGLLAGGYYATVAVGLALVFGTMRVINLAHGELVLLAAYVAYAAESNYGVSPVLAIPVALVIVAAASALVYALLSRIEQDREINSLILTFGLGIILTNTILSIWAADIRSTSDPWFQDSMVIADTLFAMNAEVAAFIGGLVLMAGVWWWLNHSWQGRAVRALSSNRAAATLMGVNPRRIEILSFMIAALLATFAGFAIYTGKTVFPALGHVLTVKAFIITVLAGMGSIPGVLIGAVMIGVIESLTVTYLSASLQELAGMILFLVVLFVSPSGLFGGGRALAR, from the coding sequence ATGTTCGAACTGACGCTCCAGGCACTGTTCTCCGGCCTGCTCGCCGGCGGTTATTACGCGACCGTGGCGGTCGGGTTGGCGCTGGTGTTCGGGACCATGCGGGTCATCAACCTCGCCCATGGCGAACTGGTGCTGCTGGCCGCCTATGTCGCCTACGCCGCCGAATCCAACTATGGCGTCTCTCCGGTGCTGGCGATCCCGGTGGCGCTGGTGATCGTCGCGGCGGCATCGGCCCTCGTCTATGCCCTGCTCAGCCGCATCGAGCAGGACCGCGAGATCAACTCGCTGATCCTCACCTTCGGGCTGGGGATCATCCTGACCAACACCATCCTGTCGATCTGGGCGGCCGATATCCGGTCGACCTCCGATCCGTGGTTCCAGGATTCGATGGTGATCGCCGACACGCTGTTCGCGATGAATGCGGAGGTCGCGGCCTTCATCGGCGGGCTGGTGCTGATGGCCGGGGTCTGGTGGTGGCTGAACCATTCCTGGCAGGGGCGGGCGGTGCGGGCGCTGTCGTCGAACCGGGCGGCGGCGACGCTGATGGGCGTCAACCCGCGCAGGATCGAGATCCTGTCCTTCATGATCGCGGCTCTGCTCGCCACCTTCGCCGGCTTCGCCATCTACACCGGCAAGACCGTCTTCCCGGCATTGGGCCATGTGCTGACGGTCAAGGCCTTCATCATCACCGTGCTGGCCGGGATGGGCTCGATCCCCGGCGTGCTGATCGGCGCCGTCATGATCGGCGTCATCGAATCGCTGACGGTCACCTATCTGTCGGCCTCGCTGCAGGAGTTGGCGGGAATGATCCTTTTCCTGGTCGTGCTGTTCGTCTCGCCCTCTGGCCTGTTCGGCGGCGGGAGGGCACTGGCGCGATGA
- a CDS encoding ABC transporter substrate-binding protein: MKRTLAHLVTVSALALSVALGAGAAQAREFLLGSELPLTGSLARVGQGMHEGIAVAVEMANRSYAGKHSFKVQTIDDETSPAKAVAAVEKLVGDGVVAITGGYGSNIIGPASEAAQKAGLVYITSGGVSPELTQRGYPTFFRINNTDGYALAMIGLLQDLGAKKVSVVYLNKDATSSLAKQVNTALTAKGVTVGMHEFDGATSDFKPLMNKVKLQDRPDAIAMVGYENDYVGILRASKVLKPQVKAVVGVWSLATAQMAKEFPDLMENVYGTSMLPYPVEFTQPEAVEFAATYKKLFNKDPDYLGQFGYVQTRLLIDAVVRADEAGTLGKGGLPDELRKTDANTLIGRVTFDRNGDNLNFTHRMGQHQGGKVVLVWPPDAANGKMNFPAVPW; the protein is encoded by the coding sequence ATGAAGCGGACACTTGCCCATCTCGTCACAGTCTCGGCCCTGGCCCTCTCCGTGGCGCTCGGTGCCGGGGCGGCACAGGCCAGGGAATTCCTGCTGGGCTCCGAACTGCCGTTGACCGGAAGCCTCGCCCGCGTCGGCCAGGGCATGCATGAAGGCATCGCCGTCGCCGTCGAGATGGCGAACAGGAGCTATGCCGGCAAGCACAGCTTCAAGGTCCAGACCATCGACGACGAGACCTCCCCCGCCAAGGCGGTGGCCGCGGTGGAGAAGCTCGTCGGCGACGGGGTGGTGGCGATCACCGGCGGCTACGGCTCCAACATCATCGGTCCGGCCTCTGAGGCGGCACAGAAGGCCGGGCTGGTCTACATCACTTCGGGCGGCGTGTCGCCGGAACTGACCCAGCGCGGCTATCCCACCTTCTTCCGCATCAACAACACCGACGGCTATGCGCTGGCGATGATCGGCCTGCTGCAGGACCTGGGCGCCAAGAAGGTCTCGGTGGTCTATCTGAACAAGGACGCCACCAGCAGCCTCGCCAAACAGGTCAACACGGCGCTGACAGCCAAGGGCGTGACCGTCGGCATGCACGAGTTCGACGGCGCTACCAGCGACTTCAAGCCGCTGATGAACAAGGTGAAGCTGCAGGACCGCCCCGACGCCATCGCCATGGTCGGCTACGAGAACGACTATGTCGGCATCCTGCGGGCCTCCAAGGTGCTGAAGCCGCAGGTCAAGGCGGTGGTCGGCGTCTGGTCGCTCGCCACCGCGCAGATGGCCAAGGAATTCCCCGACCTGATGGAGAATGTCTACGGCACCTCCATGCTGCCCTACCCGGTGGAATTCACCCAGCCGGAGGCGGTGGAATTCGCCGCGACCTACAAGAAACTGTTCAACAAGGACCCCGACTATCTGGGCCAGTTCGGCTATGTCCAGACCCGCCTGCTGATCGACGCCGTGGTCCGCGCCGACGAGGCGGGGACGCTTGGCAAGGGCGGCCTGCCGGACGAGTTGCGCAAGACCGACGCCAACACCCTGATCGGCCGCGTCACCTTCGACAGGAACGGCGACAACCTGAACTTCACCCACCGCATGGGCCAGCACCAGGGCGGCAAGGTGGTGCTGGTCTGGCCGCCGGACGCCGCCAACGGAAAGATGAACTTCCCGGCGGTGCCTTGGTGA
- a CDS encoding class I adenylate-forming enzyme family protein produces MTVGRPVPDFAAMVAALPPRFSHAALAWAERTPDAPALFDGTQEWSYRRLAQAVDSAAAQLKRLGVVGGDRVMIVCENGLAAVTLILAASERDAWPVIVNARLSDREIDSIRDHCRPRRVFYTDTVSPDAAAHAARHGAGPLGDAELPPMAVGPLLDADPEPVHAGNQRQVGALIYTSGTTGKPKGVMLSHRGLLFVASVSGWMRGLGAGDRTYGVLPVSHVFGLASTCLGTLHAGGCLHTVPRFAPAAVWQALEQDGVTVFQGVPAMYAKLVEHATVTGRTPDAPALRYLSSGGSVLDLDLKLAVERVFGLPLHNGYGLTECSPTVTQTRLDAPRGDTSIGPALPLVEMRFVDHATGRDVAEGEPGELWVRAPNVMLGYYREPALTAEVITDDGWLKTGDVARLEPDGCVTVVGRIREIVIRSGFNVYPEEVEGVLTSHPAVTLAAVVGHAVAGNEEVVAFVQFVPGRSASEDELKAWAADRLAPYKRPSRIVAMDALPASPTGKLLKSGLRALAAEVMAA; encoded by the coding sequence ATGACTGTGGGGCGGCCGGTTCCCGATTTCGCGGCGATGGTGGCGGCGCTGCCGCCGCGCTTCAGCCACGCGGCACTCGCCTGGGCGGAACGGACGCCGGACGCCCCCGCCCTGTTCGACGGAACCCAGGAATGGAGTTACCGCCGCCTCGCCCAGGCGGTCGACAGCGCCGCCGCGCAGTTGAAGCGGCTGGGGGTGGTCGGCGGCGACCGGGTGATGATCGTCTGCGAGAACGGCCTCGCCGCCGTCACCCTGATCCTGGCGGCGAGCGAGCGCGACGCCTGGCCGGTCATCGTCAACGCCCGACTGTCCGACCGTGAGATCGACAGCATCCGCGACCATTGCCGGCCGCGCCGGGTCTTCTATACCGATACGGTATCCCCCGATGCCGCCGCCCATGCCGCCCGCCACGGTGCCGGGCCGCTGGGCGATGCGGAATTGCCGCCGATGGCGGTCGGTCCTCTGCTGGATGCCGATCCGGAGCCGGTCCATGCCGGCAATCAGCGGCAGGTCGGCGCGCTGATCTACACCTCCGGCACCACCGGCAAGCCGAAGGGCGTGATGCTGTCGCACCGCGGCCTGCTGTTCGTCGCGTCGGTTTCGGGCTGGATGCGCGGGCTGGGGGCCGGCGACCGCACCTATGGCGTGCTGCCGGTCAGCCACGTCTTCGGGCTCGCTTCCACCTGCCTCGGTACGCTCCATGCCGGCGGCTGCCTGCACACGGTGCCCCGCTTCGCCCCCGCTGCCGTCTGGCAGGCCTTGGAACAGGATGGCGTGACCGTGTTCCAGGGTGTTCCAGCCATGTACGCCAAGCTGGTGGAGCATGCCACCGTCACCGGCCGGACACCGGATGCCCCGGCCCTGCGCTACCTGTCGTCGGGCGGCTCGGTGCTGGACCTCGACCTCAAGCTGGCGGTCGAGCGGGTGTTCGGCCTGCCGCTGCACAACGGCTACGGCCTGACCGAATGCTCGCCGACGGTGACGCAGACCCGGCTGGACGCGCCGCGCGGCGACACCTCCATCGGCCCGGCCCTGCCGCTGGTGGAGATGCGCTTCGTCGACCATGCCACCGGCCGGGACGTCGCCGAGGGCGAGCCGGGGGAGCTGTGGGTCCGCGCCCCCAACGTGATGCTCGGCTACTACCGCGAACCGGCGCTGACCGCTGAGGTCATCACCGACGACGGATGGCTGAAGACCGGCGACGTCGCCCGGCTGGAGCCGGACGGCTGCGTCACGGTGGTCGGGCGCATCCGCGAGATCGTCATCCGCTCCGGTTTCAACGTCTATCCAGAGGAGGTGGAAGGCGTTCTGACCAGCCATCCGGCGGTGACGCTGGCCGCCGTCGTCGGCCATGCCGTCGCCGGCAACGAGGAGGTGGTGGCCTTCGTCCAGTTCGTTCCCGGCCGCAGTGCCAGCGAGGACGAGTTGAAGGCCTGGGCCGCCGACCGGCTCGCCCCCTACAAGCGCCCCTCGCGCATTGTCGCCATGGACGCCCTGCCGGCCAGCCCGACCGGCAAGCTGCTGAAAAGCGGCCTCAGGGCCTTGGCTGCCGAGGTGATGGCCGCCTGA
- a CDS encoding acyl-CoA dehydrogenase family protein encodes MALDKDVLDQLLDTLGRFVREKLVPLEHKVAEDDAIPAEVIAAMREMGLFGLSIPEEYGGLGLSMTDEVQVAFQLGQTSPAFRSLIGTNNGIGSQGIVIDGTEGQKRTYLPRLAAGEIVGAFALTEPESGSDAGSLRTTARRDGDHFILNGTKRYITNAPQAGLFTVFARTDLDSRDARGVSAFLVEAGTPGLSLGPIDRKMGQKGAHTCDVIFEDCRVPASAILGGREGQGFKTAMKVLDRGRLHIGAVCVGLAERLIRDSLSYAMERKQFGQPLAEFQLIQAMLADSRAEAYAARCMVLETARRRDAGQNVNTDAACCKMFSTEMVGRVADRAVQIHGGAGYIADYGIERFYRDVRLFRIYEGTTQIQQLVIARNMIREAA; translated from the coding sequence ATGGCCTTGGACAAGGACGTTTTGGATCAACTGCTGGACACGCTGGGGCGCTTCGTCCGCGAAAAGCTGGTCCCGCTGGAGCACAAGGTGGCGGAGGACGACGCCATCCCTGCCGAGGTGATCGCCGCGATGCGCGAGATGGGCCTGTTCGGCCTGTCGATCCCGGAGGAATATGGCGGGCTCGGCCTGTCGATGACCGACGAGGTTCAGGTCGCCTTCCAGCTGGGCCAGACCTCGCCGGCCTTCCGCTCGCTGATCGGCACCAACAACGGCATCGGCTCCCAGGGCATCGTCATCGACGGGACGGAGGGGCAGAAGCGCACCTACCTGCCGCGTCTGGCCGCCGGCGAGATCGTCGGCGCCTTCGCCCTGACCGAGCCGGAATCGGGATCGGATGCCGGCTCGCTCCGCACCACGGCGCGGCGCGACGGCGACCATTTCATCCTGAACGGCACCAAGCGCTACATCACCAACGCGCCGCAGGCCGGCCTCTTCACCGTCTTCGCCCGCACCGATCTGGACAGCCGCGACGCCCGCGGCGTGTCGGCCTTCCTGGTGGAGGCCGGGACGCCCGGCCTGTCGCTCGGCCCCATCGACCGGAAGATGGGCCAGAAGGGCGCCCACACCTGCGACGTCATCTTCGAGGATTGCCGGGTTCCGGCCAGCGCCATCCTGGGCGGGCGGGAAGGGCAGGGCTTCAAGACGGCGATGAAGGTGCTGGACCGCGGCCGGCTGCACATCGGCGCCGTCTGCGTCGGTCTGGCGGAGCGGCTGATCCGAGACAGCCTGTCCTACGCGATGGAGCGCAAGCAGTTCGGCCAGCCGCTCGCCGAATTCCAGCTGATCCAGGCGATGCTGGCCGACAGCCGGGCGGAGGCCTATGCCGCCCGCTGCATGGTGCTGGAGACCGCGCGCCGCCGCGATGCCGGGCAGAACGTCAACACCGATGCCGCCTGCTGCAAGATGTTCTCGACCGAGATGGTCGGCCGCGTCGCCGACCGGGCGGTGCAGATCCATGGCGGCGCCGGTTACATCGCCGATTACGGGATCGAGCGCTTCTACCGCGACGTCCGCCTGTTCCGCATCTATGAGGGAACCACCCAGATCCAGCAGCTCGTCATCGCCCGCAACATGATCCGGGAGGCGGCATGA